The genomic region GGACGGGCAAGCAGACCCGGACCGGGTGCTTGCCTTCGTCGAGTACGTCCACGAACTTGTGATCGACCTCGCTGAGCGCTACGAGGACGGAGAATCGGGCCGACGACTCCGCCGAGAGTTCCTCGACGAGAACAAGTGGCGCGCGATCCGCCACGGCCAGTCCGCGGACCTGCTGTCGCGTGATCTCTCGACCACACGCTCGGTCGAGGAGCTAGTCGAAATCGAGAGTGACCGACTGGATATCGATGGGCTGTGGGAGCTGTACGACCGCGAAAGCGGTGCAAAGCGACAGCGCCGGCTTCGCTCGGAGGAGGGCGTCATGGCGCTTGCGGACTCACTGCGACTGGCCTGACCTGGGAGCGGAACCGGCTGATTGACACGGCAGAGAGCCATAGCCAAGGTTTTTATCCAGCTGTAGCTTTTGTCCTCACAGAGACAACGTATGTCTGCAGACGACAACGACCACGACGACCTGGAGGACACAGACGATGTCCGTGACCGAATCGAGCAGGAGGCAGATCGCGCGGTCGAGCAGTTCGACGAAGGGATTGTCGACCTGCTAGCGTGGGTCCTCGACACGGAGACGCGGGCGCGGATCTACGTTCACCTGCGACAGCAGCCCGAAAGCACCAGCGAGGAGATAGCCGAGGGGACCGGCCTGTATCCGAGCACTGTCCGCGAGGCCCTGGCCGCGCTCACCGAGGAAGAGGTTGTAACGCGTCAAAAGCGTGAGAGCGACGGTGCGGGCAACAACCCCTACGAGTACAGTGCCATCTCGCCGAGCGACCTCGTCAACACCATCGTCGGTGACATCCAGTCGGAACTGAACACGGTGTTCAACCTCGACGATCACATCGGCGGCGAAACGACACTAGAACCTGACGACGAGCCGGTTACGATCTCTGTCGAGGATGCGAACGACGACGACACAAGCGAGGAGAGTGGCAGCGAAGAGGACGGGTCCGAGAACGAAAACGACGACGCCGACGTGTAGTCAACCCCGTCTCCAGCAGGCTGTTTCGCAAGTCGATATTACTAAACCTGCCCGTGCCGTTGCCCGGGATATGAATGTCGCGCTGGGGGGAACGTTCGACCCGATTCACGACGGCCACCGCGCGCTGTTCGAACGCGCATTCGAACTCGGGGACGTGACAGTTGGCCTCACCAGCGACGACCTCGCGCCGAAGACGCGCCACGACCAGCGCCACGTTCGCCCGTTCAGCGAACGGCAATCCGCACTCGCCGACGAACTCGCGACGCTCGCCGCTGAGAAAGGGCGCGAGTGGGAGGTCCGGGAACTCACCGAGCCAACCGGCATCGCCACAGAGCCGCAGTTCGACACGCTCGTTGTCTCGCCCGAGACGGAGACTGGCGGCCGCCGCATCAACGAAATCCGCGAGGAACGAGGTCACGACCCGCTCGAAATCGAAGTCGTCCCGCACGTCCGCGCCGAGGACGGCGACATCATTTCTTCGACCCGGATCGTCAAGGGCGAAATCGACGAACACGGGAACCTCACGCCGAACCGCACTGGTCGTCAAAACCTTCCGTAGCTACCAGCCCGGCGCTTCGAGTCCGGCTGTCTCCAGCAGGTCCTTCCAGCGTTGCTGAATCGTCAACCGGGAGACGCCCGTCGCCTCTGCGACGGCTGACTGGGAGCGCTCCTCACCGGCAACCAAGGCACCGACGTACACGCTGGCCGCCATCGTCGCCTGTTTCGACCGGTCCTCCTCCGGGACTGTCGAGAGAAACAGATCGACCGCGTGGGACCGCGCCGCCGTCCCGAGGTCGAGCCTGTCCGACGCCGCCTCGATATCGGAGAGCCACTCTTTGTGCTCGATTCGGTTGCTGGCGCGGTACATACGAGTTCGTTGTCCCCCATCCTACCTAAACCTTCGTCGCCCGCAAGCGAAGGGTTCTTGATGCCAACGCGGATATCGACTGGTGCGCGCGGGTTGCCGAGCCAGGCCAAAGGCGTAGCGCTTAGGACGCTATCCCGTAGGGGTCCGCCGGTTCGAATCCGGTCCCGCGCATGAGCGAACGAAGTGAGCGAAGAGCAGGACCGGAACGAACCCTGCAAGGAACGCGCAGCGAACTGCTGTGAGCGAGCATTTCTTGCTCCGGTTCGAATCCGGTCCCGCGCATTTTGCGGCGAACAACTCGTGAGCCGCAAATGGGTGCTGAGGATTCTAAGCACGGAACGAGCGAACGGAGTGAGCGACGTTCAGGCGGTTCGAATCCGGTCCCGCACACTATGTGTCTCTACCTCGTCCCGTGGTTTTCTGACTCATCCGACGATATTTGATTGCGGAGTACGGTGCCAGAAGTTTCAAAATCTCTATTCGTGTTGCGACCAGTCGCATAATATAGTCTCATTCTGAAAACGAGATGTTTCAAGTTACTTTCACGAGTGCGGGTGTGGAATTGCATTGTTAGACCGAGGTTCGCGTATCCTCTGGCCTAATTTGTCGGCTGAGAAAAAATTTAATATGCTGGCATTTGAGCGTCTCCACAATGGCAATTGTTAGCAAGGTAATCAGCTTAGACCCAAAGCGGAGCCAAGACATTAAACCAACTTCTGGAGGGATAGAAATAACATCAATTGTAACTGAAAATGATATTGGTGTGAAATTTATTAATCATCAAGGCGACGAAACGGAGGTTGGACTTAAGGGGGGGTCGGAACTTGATACTAGCATTTTAATTGATTCGGAAACTTATATTGCAGTTGAGTCAACACACAACTCTGATGAGCGGTCCGCGTTCCTCAGTATGGAGAAATAAAAATGCCTGTCACCGCAATCGACTGGATTGACTCCGTAGATGAAGTAGAGACTACTACTATAGGCGGCGAGACGGAGGTGATACTATACACTGAGGAGGAGGACCCCCTCACAATTCGCCACAGGGTATCTCTTTCCGATTTCAAGAAGATATTTAAATCCGTCTTTGATACTGCAGAATCAGTCGAAAGCATTTCAGCAGACGATTTCCGACATGCCGCTGATCAGAACCCCGATGCTGACGTGGAAATACGACGGACAGATATTGGTTACGACGATGTGATAGATTACTGGGAAGAACACGATGTTTTTGAGAACGAAAGTGGGGGGTCACTTTACTAACTGGGCACGGATTGAGACAATGCAGTCGCAAACTGATGTGCTGATGCAACTTCTGAGCGTTATCGCGCTTGCCTTACCAGCCTTGATGATTCTTTCTGACTCATTAGGCCTGACCGATTCAGATGATATCAGTAGTGACGTTGAGTTAGTGCTGAGCCGTCACTCTTTGTTCAGCTTTTTTTTATTGGTAATTGTACTTTTTGGAGTTTCCCTTTATTTACTTTTTTCAAATATCGCTTTTGATATATGCCAATCTTCCACCTGTAATAGCATAGTATATTCAATTATACTGGTATCCTTTATTGCTTCTTTTGTGCCGCTTCTCTATGGCGTGGGAAAATTTCTGTCCTCTAAGGAGTATTTTATCTGGCAGTGAGTCCGCAATACTTACTGCCACTCTGATGGTACAGTTTCAGATAGGAGATGTTGCTTAACGCTATCCCGTAGGGACCGCCGGTTCGAATCCGGTCCCGCGCAGTCTTGCTACAAACGCGGACGACAGGTTCTGGTCTGATTCTCACACCGCAGGAATTGCAACTGCCGCTTATGAGGAGTGTCCACTTCGTTCCAAATGAGGGACTGACGATGTCGGTGTATGACCCACTCCGTGACTCGTCTGTTCGCCCCGCAGAATCGACTCGCGTCGACTATGCGGTCGACGATGCGGACAATCCGACGGAGCTTACCGTCTTCAGCGATCAGGACGACGAGCTCCCGACGCACTGGATTTCGGTCGACATCGAGCACGCTGTCGCGCTCGACGAGATGCGGTGAGCGAGGCGTGAACTCGCTCAGGACGCGTCTATTGGTTTCTTGAGAACGGACTGGACAGCCAACGCTCTGGAAGCGTTGTGTCCGAAGTAAGTTTGCGTGGGTGCAGTCCCAAGGGAATGCACCTGCACTCTGAGAGTGCGTGGGACCGGATTCGAACCGGCGGACCCCTACGGGACAGCGCCCTCAACGCTGCGCCGTTGGCCTGGCTTGGCTACCCACGCGCGCTCTTGCTTAGTGCATTCAATCGTTCCCGGTGGGATAATAAAAGCGCTTTCGTTTGGACCCGCCCCGGGAGGGTGTGACACTCGGTCGAACCGGACGTTTGAAATATCACGAAACCGCTACGGGGGGCATGGCCAAATACTCGACCGGCAGTGGTGGCGACAGCGCCGGCGGGAGCTGTGAGCTCTGCGGTAGCGACGGCGGCGACCTCCAGACCGCAAACGTCGCTGGTGCGACCCTCCAGGTGTGTGACAGCTGTGCGCGTGACCACGGGGAAAACGAGCGAACGACGGGCAGTGACAGCTCGCGCGACGAGCAGAACCGGAAACGCAAAGCCGCACAGAACGCGGCGAAGCTACAGGACGCACAGCAAGCCGACACCTCTCACTGGGAGGACGGCGCTGATTACGACGACGACCAGCTTCCGTACCTAGTCAGCAAGTACGGCGAGCGCGTGACGGAGGCGCGCCAAGACGAGGGACTACAGACGAGTGAGCTGGCCGAGGAACTCGATCTGGACGAAGCGGATATCCTCGCTGTCGAACAGGGGCGCGCGACGCAGGCGAACGTCGGCGGGTCGACGATCAAGGCGCTCGAACAGTATCTCGACATCGACCTCGTCGAGTCCAGCTGACCCCCTGATATTTTGCCGGCTCCGGCGTAACGGTCGGTATGGATCTCTCCGCTGAGCAGCGAGCCATCCGCGACACCGTTCGAGAGTTCGCCGTCGAGGACATCCGGCCGAAAGCTGCTGATGCCGACCGTGAGCAGTCCTTTCCCGAAGAGTGCTGGGACGGGCTCGCAGATATCGACATCACTGGGTTGACGACACCAGCCGAATACGGCGGCTTCGACGCCGACAAGCCGACGTACGCGCTGGTCAACGAGGAACTCGCGTACGGGTCGCTCGCTGTCGCGACGGCGCTGTCGGTCCACTGCCTCGCGACCTCGTGTATCGCACAGTTCGGCTCCAAAGCAGTGCAAGACGACTGGCTCCCGGAGATGGTCGACGGCCGCCCGGTCGGCGCGTTCGCGCTCTCGGAGCCACAGGCCGGGTCGAACCCGCGGGAGATGTCGACCACCGCCCGACGGGACGGTGACGAGTACGTCATCAACGGCGAGAAGCAGTGGATCACCAACGGCAAGCGGTCGGGCGTCGTCATCGTCTTCGCGAAGACCGACCCGGACGATCCGGATTCGATAACGCAGTTTTTGGTACCGAAAGACACCGACGGGCTCACTGTCGGCGAGAAAGAGGACAAGCTCGGGCTTCGCGCGAGCGACACGACGCCGCTCCAGTTCGACAATGTCCGTGTTCCCGAGCGGTACCAGTTGACCGAGGAAGGCAAAGGGCTGGCCGCAGCGCTGTCGATTCTGACGACCGGTCGGGTCGCTATCGCCGCTCAGGCGGTCGGCCTCGCACAATCCGCGCTCGACGAGGCCCTCGACTACGCACAGGAGCGCGAGCAGTTCGACCAGCCGATCAGTGATTTCCAGGCGATTCAGCACAAACTTGCGGACATGGCGACGAATGTGCAGGCAGCGCGGTTACTGACGTGGAATGCCGCACAGCAACTGGAACGCGGCGAGCAGCCGAGAGCGGCAGCGAGCATGGCGAAGTACTTTGCGAGCGAGACGGCTGTCGACGTGGCGAACGAGGCGATCCAGATCCACGGCGGCTACGGGTACACGACTGACTATCCCGTCGAGCGCTTCTACCGCGACGCGAAGGTGACGACCATCTATGAGGGGACGAGTGAAATCCAGCAGAACATTATCGCGCAGGACTTGCTGGAGTAGGTCGGAGGGGAAGCGGTTTTGCAGGCGTCGGCCCTAGCAGTGGGTGTGACACACGACGCCGTCATCTACGACCTTGACGGGACGCTCGTCAGGCTTGCTGTCGACTGGGGGACGGTGACCAGCGACGTTGCGACGGTCCTGCGCGACCGAAACGTCGACCCTGGGAACCGCGACCTCTGGGAGCTGCTGACGCTGTCCTCGGAGACTGGCCACCGTGACGCCGTCGAGGCGACGATCACCGATCACGAGCGGACCGGTGCGCACGAGTCGGAGCGACTGACGCTCGCGGACGGCCTCCCACACAGCGTCCCAGTCGGCGTGTGCTCGCTCAACGCCGAGGAGGCGTGTCGAGCGGCGCTGGATGTGCATGACCTCGACAGTCACGTTGGCCCGGTCGTCGGCCGTGACACCGTCGCGTCATCGAAACCGGACCCGGAGGGACTACTGGCGATTGCCGAAGAAATCGGGGTCGATCCCGGTGCAGCCATATTTGTCGGCGATTCAGAGAGCGACGCGACGGCCGCCCGGCGGGCCGGAATGGCCTTTGAGTGGGCGAGCGAGTTCGATCAGGCCCGGTACCGCGCGTAGAGATAGACGCAGATGGCTGTCAGGAACCAGATGAGCGCGCCGACGCGGACCGCGAACAGCGCCCGCGCGGTCCATGTCTGAAGCGTGACCGCGGTCGACGCGAGGACGACGAGCGGCGAGCCGACGAGAATCGTCGTCACGAACGTGACCTGCATTACCCACCCGAAATCTACGCCGTCCGGGTCCGTCTGCTCGACTGTTGGCACGTCCGATGGTACAGCTAGGTGCGGCAAGCGCCTTGCGATTTCCTGACCGAGTCGCGCAACCCGAACAGGTAAGGCGCAGGCGCGCCCCCGCTCGGATATGCCAACTGTCCGGGATCTGCAGGCGATGGCTGGTGAGGAGCCGATCACGATGCTGACAGCGTACGACGCCGTGACCGCGAGCATCGTAGATGACACCGGTGTGGACATCATTCTCGTCGGCGACAGTATGGGGAACGCCGTTCTCGGCCATGACGACACACTCCCGGTCACGCTCGATGAGATGGCATCGCGGGTCGGCGCGGTCGCACGCGGCGCGGACGACGCGCTGGTCGTCGCCGACATGCCGTTTCTCTCCTTCGGCGCGGACGAGAGCGAGAGCATCCAGAACTGCGGACGAATGCTGAAAGAGGAGGGCGCGAACGCGGTCAAACTCGAATCCGGACCGCACACGGTCGAACTGACCGAGCGGCTGACGGAGCTGGGCATCCCGACGATGGCCCACCTCGGGCTTACGCCACAGAGCGTGAACCAGACCGGCTATACGAGACAGGCGACGGACCGCGAGGAGGCCGAAGAAATCATCGACCTCGCACGGGAACACGAGGCGGCCGGTGCGTTCGCGCTGGTGCTCGAACACATCCCGGCGAACCTCGCCGCTCAAATCACCGAGACCGTCGACATCCCGACTATCGGTATCGGAGCCGGCGGCGACTGCGACGGCCAAGTGCTCGTGTTCACCGACGTGGTCGGTCTCTCGGAGCGGAGTCCACCCTTCGCCGAGCAGTTCGGTGACGTTCGCGGTGAGGTGGCCGACGCTGTCGACGAGTATATCAACGCCGTCGAGTCCGGCGAGTTCCCGGCTGAGTCACACAGCCACACCGAAGACGAACTTGAGGACCTGTACTGAGCGGCCACACCGGTTGGCCGACCTATCCGGCCGCTGCAGTTCGATTTTCGACCCAGGCGTCGTACGCGGACTGGTTCTTGACGACGACGGTGGCGTCCATCTTACTGTGGCCGGCCCCGCACATCTCGGCGCAGTACAGCCGGTACTCGCCGGGTTCGGTCGCGCGGGTTCGGGCTGTCATCGTCCGGCCGGGGAAGATGTCCTGTTTGACGCCCAGTTGCGGGATGTAGATCGCGTGAATCACGTCCGTCGTTTGCAGCCTGAACGTGACGTTCTCGTCGGCCGGGATGACGAGCCGTTCCTCAGTCGTGACGTTCGTATCGGCATATGAGAACTCCCACCCCCACTGGTAGGCAAGGACATCTATCTCCGTATCGTCCGCGAAGGCGTCGCCGTCGGTGGATGCCTCGGCTGCTGCGGGCGTGATGTAGGGATTGGCCATCACCACAAACGCCGAGACGCCGACGAAGACGAGTATTGCCCCTGTCGCGGCCGTCCAGGTCACCTCTAGCGCCGGGTCGTCGACCGTCGGCTTCGGGTCGTCGTTGTTCCGGAACCGGTAGATCACGTACACGAGTGTGAGTTCCACGAACAACGTCAGCGGCAGGGCGACGTACAGGAGCTGTTCGTTGAGGTCGTCGATAGCTGCCCTGTTGACCGACTGCGCTGCGGCCGGAGCAGCAAATAGCGAGAGCCCGACCACGACAAGGCTCGCCTGAATCACGCGTCGTCGAAGACGCATTGTCACACCGTACCAACCCCCATGTCAAATAACTTGCCCAAGACCGGAACATCGAAGCGGTGACCGCCACCGGACCCGAGCCTCCTGCGTAGTTTTATGAGCGTGGCCGTGTCAGAAATTGGTAACGTATAGCATGGCGACACGAGCAATCGTTCTGGGACGGCACGTTACACACAGATGCTAAACAGGGCCATCGTCGAAGGGACCGCGCTGACTGTGCTGGCGCTGTCAGTGCTTTGTCTGTGGCTCCGGGAGCGGCAGAAAGCACGACCGGAGAGCGACGGCGGCTACACGACCCGAGAGGAGATCGGATTCGAAATCGGTCGACTCCAGTCTGAACTGTCCCGCTGGCTGACGACGACGGACCACCGGGACATCGGTCTGCTCTACATCGCTTTCGGCACTGCCGCCGGTCTGTGGGGCGGTGTCGACGCGATGATGCTCCGGACGGAACTGCTGACGCCGCCGGCGGACATCTGGACGCCGGAAACGTACAACGCGCTGTTTACAACGCACGGGCTGACGATGCTGATATTCTTCGTCCTGCCCGTGTTCTTCGGCATCGGGAACTACGTCCTGCCGCTGCTCATCGGGGCCGACGATATGGCGTTCCCGCGAGTCAACGCCATTGGGTTCTGGCTCCTGCCGCCGGCGCTGATTCTGGTCCGGATGGGACTCATGCTACAGGTGCTCGGTCAGGTACTGAATCTGGTCCTCCCGGCCGACGCCATCCGGTTTTTCCTCACGATGCGAGAGGTGAGCGTCGGCTGGACGCTGTACGCCCCGCTGTCGGTCCAGCAACCGAACCCACAGATTGACCTGCTACTGCTCGGGTTGCACCTGAGCGGCATCGCCACCACAGTCGGGGCCATCAATTTCATCACCACAATCGCCTACGAGCGCGGCGAGGGTGTCAGCTGGGCGAACCTCGACATCTTCTCGTGGAATATGCTCGTCACGAGCGGGATTGCGCTGTTCGCCTTCCCGCTGCTCGGGAGCGCGCTCGTGATGCTCCTGCTCGACCGGAACCTCGGAACGGCCTTCTTCGCCACGGAGGGCGGCGGTGCCATCCTCTGGCAACACCTGTTCTGGTTCTGGGGCCATCCGGAAGTGTACATCCTCTTCCTTCCGGCAACGGGGCTGATGAGCCTCATTCTGCCGAAGTTCGTCGGCCGCAAACTGTTCGGCTACCAGTACATCGTCTACTCGACACTGGGACTGGGCGTCCTCTCCTTTGGGGTCTGGGCACACCACATGTTCACGACGAGCGCAGACCCGCGGGTCAAACTCTCCTTCATGGCTGTCTCCATCGCCATCGCCGTCCCGAGCGCGATCAAGGTGTTCAACTGGATCACGACGATGTGGGAGGGAGACATCCGGCTGACTGCGCCGTTCATCCTCTGTGCCGGCGGCATCGGGACGTTCATCATCGGCGGCGTCACCGGCGTGTTCCTCGCCGTCATCCCAGTTGACATCCTCTATCACGGGACGTACTACGTCGTCGGGCACTTCCATCTCATCGTCGTCGGCATTATTCCGTTCCTGATGATCGCCGCGAGCTACTACTGGTATCCGCTTATCACTGGGCGGTGGTATGACACGCGGATGGCGAGGTTTCAGGCGCTGCTGATCGTCTTTGGCTCGTTCGTGACGTTCATGACGCTGCTGGTCATCGGCGGGCTGGGGCTCCCGCGCCGGCAGGCGATCTATCCGCCCGAGTACCAGTTCGCCCAGCAGATCGCGACCGTGGGCGGGTACGTCATCGGCCTGAGCGCCCTGCTGTGGCTGTACAACATGCTCGTCTCCTACTGGCGGGGGACGCCCGTGACGACGACGGACCCGTGGGGCCTGAAAGCGACGAACCAGTTCACCCGTGAGTGGCAGTGGTTCGAACAGCGTATGATGGACAAATACGACATGGAGCCGACTGAGCCGGAGACGACGCGGCGCTCCTACGCCCCTGAAGCCGAACCGGCCGGGCTGGCCGGCGGCGTCGGCACGGTCGCCCAGACGGTCTCTCGGAACGCCTGGATGGCCGCAGCCGGCGGCTTCGTCGGCACGGTCCTGATGAGCGGCGGGCTCATCACGGCGATACTCATCGGCGTCCTCGACCCGGTTTCCTTCGGTGAAATCGCCGAACTGGTCGGCCTGCCCGCGAGTCCGGCCATCGGGGCTGGCCTGTTTCTCGTCGGCGGAACCGTCACATGGCCGCTCCTGTTCCTTGCCTTCTCTGACTACCTCCCCGGTCGCTTGCTGTTCGAAACCGGGCTGGTGTTCGCCACACTCATCTCCAGCGGGTTCGCAATCGCCTTCTACACCGGCCAGAGCGGGCTCGCGTTCGTCGGCTATCTCACGTTCGTGCTTGTTTCCCACTGGGCGTACGGCATCGGGCTGACCGTGACCTTCCAGTACCTCAAATCGGACGAGGTGCTACAGAGCCGGAGCGATGGGGGCGGCTGACAGATGAGCGACGGCGCTGACTCGTTCGTGTTCCAGTATCTCGCGCCCTTCGTCGGCGTCCTGCTCATCGCGGTCGGCATCGCCGGAGCGGTGCCCGGCGGGTACGCACTCATCGAGCCAGATTTGGAGAACTGCGGAAACCCGACGATCGGCGTGGAAGGGCCGGAGGAGACCGCAGAGCGGTTCGGCGAGGATGAGCCGGGACCGCGGCTCCCACAGGTAGCCTTCGAAGACCTCTCTTCGGCCGAACAGACGGCGTTTCTGACGGCTGTAGACGACCCGGTCGGTGAGGAGCAGGTCGTCGGTAGCGTACCCAACGCCGACGCCTTCCGTCGCGGAGCCATCGTTACCTACGAGGGCGAACGGTACTACGTGACTCTCGTCGCCGAGAACACCTGTTTCGCGGCCGCGCCGCTCCAGTTCCCGCTTGGCGTGTTCGCCATTGCGCTGGGGTTCCTCGGCGTTCTAGCTCCGCCGCTGTACCGGCGGCTGGTACGGCTTGAACAGCGGGCCGGCCGGTCGGAGTAGCGGCCTCCGGCTTGGGCTCAGAGCGCAGCGCCGACGTACAGCACGACGACGAGGAACACCCACACGAGGTCGACGAAGTGCCAGTAGAGCGACGTGGTCCTGATAGCCGTGTCCCGCTCGGGCGTGTAATGGCCCCGGAGCGCGCGACCGAACGCGATACCGAGCAGCAGGACGCCGAGCGCGACGTGCAGGCCGTGGAGGCCGGTCAGGCCGTAGAACGCGCTCCCGAACGCCCCCGAGCCGATGCCGAATCCCTCCACGGAAACGAACTCGTAGTACTCGTACACCTGTCCGGCGAGGAAGACGACGCCGAGCGCGAGCGTCACTCCGAGCAGGCCGAGGAACCGTTCCCGGTTTCCGTCTTCGAGCGCCTCGTGCCCGTAGTGGAGCGTCACACTGCTAGTGAGGAGGAGCGCCGTGTTGATGACCACCAGCGAGCCAAGCAGCGGCGGGAGGTGAGCCGGCGGCCACGACCCGGCCCGGATGACGGCGTAGTAGACGAAACCGGCGGCGAACGTCGCTACGTCGGAGACGAGAAACAGAATCATCGTCGTGGTGTACAGTTCTGCCGCCTTCCCCTCTCCCCGTTGCAGGTACTCCGCGATGAACGCCTCGTTGGCCCACCCGGCGAGTCCGGTCAGCAGACCAATCGCACCAGCACCGCCAAGGACAGTCGGGACCACAGACGGAACCAGATCAAGTCCGACAAACACCAATCCAACGCCCAGATACAGCGACGCGGCACCGAGTGCAGCGACGAGCGGCCACCGGCTCCGGTGTTCGTGGCCGTCCTCGGCGGGGTGTTCGGTTCCCGTCTCCGTCGAACCAGCCATGTGATCCTGTAGCACTGGGGCTGGTAAAACGGTACCCCCGCGACTGACACATCCATCGCCGGACTCACCCGAATCTTTATCAGACCGTCAACCGACACCGAGAGTGTGGTTTACGAGACGGGCAACCAAACGGTAGACGACGCCGTCGCCCGCGTGCTGGACGGCGAGCGCCTCGACCGACGGGACGGGCTGGCTCTCATCGCACAGCCGGTCGACGACCTGGCGGCCGGGGCCGACTACGTGCGCACGCAACTGGGCGACGACACGGTCGACGCGTGTTCAATCGTAAACGCCAAAGCCGGCAACTGCGCGGAGGACTGTGGCTTCTGTGCCCAGTCGGTCCACTTCGACACCGGCATCGACAACTACGGCTTTCTCGGTCCGGAGAAGATACTCGAAGCCGCAAAGCGTGCCGAGCGTGACGGCGCACAGCGGTTCGGTATCGTCGTCGCCGAGAAAGGCGTCTCGAAGGAGAACCGCCCTGAAGAGTGGGCGGAGGTCCTCGAAGCCATCCGCCTCGTCCGGGACGAGACGGACGTGGAAGTCGACGCCAGCCTCGGCATCCTCACGGAGGAGGAGGCCGCGATTCTGGCCGACGAGGGGCTGAACCACTACAATCACAACATCGAGACCTCGCCGCGGTACTTCCCGGAGGTCGTCCAGACCCACACCTTCGAGAAGCGGGTCGAGACGCTTCGAGTCGCCAAGGACGCTGGCATGGACCTCTGTGCCGGCGTGATTCTCGGTATGGGCGAGTCCCCGACGGACCGGGTCGACGCGGCGATGGCCCTGCAGGATATCGGCATCTCCTCGCTCCCGGTGAACATCCTGAACCCGGTCGCTGGGACCCCCATGGCTGAACAGGGGCTGCCCGACATCACGACCGAGGAGGTCGTCAAGACCATCGCGGTGTATCGCCTGCTCCATCCCGAGTCCCGCGTGCGCCTGACCGGCGGGCGCGAGGTCAATCTCGATACAGACGGACAGGTGGCCGCACTGGAGGCCGGCGCGGACGGCATCCTCACCGGAGATTATCTCACCACCGAGGGACAGACGGCAGCCGACGACCTCGAAATCATGGAGGAGGCGGGGCTCGAACCGAACACCGAAGCCAACGAGTTCGACCCCGAGGCGGTCAAAGAACGCGCGACCGACGAGACAGACACCGAGACGGCAGCAGGGACAGCACAGACCAAATCAGAGCTCAAATC from Haloarcula rubripromontorii harbors:
- a CDS encoding DUF6789 family protein, yielding MLNRAIVEGTALTVLALSVLCLWLRERQKARPESDGGYTTREEIGFEIGRLQSELSRWLTTTDHRDIGLLYIAFGTAAGLWGGVDAMMLRTELLTPPADIWTPETYNALFTTHGLTMLIFFVLPVFFGIGNYVLPLLIGADDMAFPRVNAIGFWLLPPALILVRMGLMLQVLGQVLNLVLPADAIRFFLTMREVSVGWTLYAPLSVQQPNPQIDLLLLGLHLSGIATTVGAINFITTIAYERGEGVSWANLDIFSWNMLVTSGIALFAFPLLGSALVMLLLDRNLGTAFFATEGGGAILWQHLFWFWGHPEVYILFLPATGLMSLILPKFVGRKLFGYQYIVYSTLGLGVLSFGVWAHHMFTTSADPRVKLSFMAVSIAIAVPSAIKVFNWITTMWEGDIRLTAPFILCAGGIGTFIIGGVTGVFLAVIPVDILYHGTYYVVGHFHLIVVGIIPFLMIAASYYWYPLITGRWYDTRMARFQALLIVFGSFVTFMTLLVIGGLGLPRRQAIYPPEYQFAQQIATVGGYVIGLSALLWLYNMLVSYWRGTPVTTTDPWGLKATNQFTREWQWFEQRMMDKYDMEPTEPETTRRSYAPEAEPAGLAGGVGTVAQTVSRNAWMAAAGGFVGTVLMSGGLITAILIGVLDPVSFGEIAELVGLPASPAIGAGLFLVGGTVTWPLLFLAFSDYLPGRLLFETGLVFATLISSGFAIAFYTGQSGLAFVGYLTFVLVSHWAYGIGLTVTFQYLKSDEVLQSRSDGGG
- the bioB gene encoding biotin synthase BioB → MVYETGNQTVDDAVARVLDGERLDRRDGLALIAQPVDDLAAGADYVRTQLGDDTVDACSIVNAKAGNCAEDCGFCAQSVHFDTGIDNYGFLGPEKILEAAKRAERDGAQRFGIVVAEKGVSKENRPEEWAEVLEAIRLVRDETDVEVDASLGILTEEEAAILADEGLNHYNHNIETSPRYFPEVVQTHTFEKRVETLRVAKDAGMDLCAGVILGMGESPTDRVDAAMALQDIGISSLPVNILNPVAGTPMAEQGLPDITTEEVVKTIAVYRLLHPESRVRLTGGREVNLDTDGQVAALEAGADGILTGDYLTTEGQTAADDLEIMEEAGLEPNTEANEFDPEAVKERATDETDTETAAGTAQTKSELKSDD
- a CDS encoding cytochrome c oxidase subunit 3, which translates into the protein MAGSTETGTEHPAEDGHEHRSRWPLVAALGAASLYLGVGLVFVGLDLVPSVVPTVLGGAGAIGLLTGLAGWANEAFIAEYLQRGEGKAAELYTTTMILFLVSDVATFAAGFVYYAVIRAGSWPPAHLPPLLGSLVVINTALLLTSSVTLHYGHEALEDGNRERFLGLLGVTLALGVVFLAGQVYEYYEFVSVEGFGIGSGAFGSAFYGLTGLHGLHVALGVLLLGIAFGRALRGHYTPERDTAIRTTSLYWHFVDLVWVFLVVVLYVGAAL